The proteins below come from a single Cryptococcus gattii WM276 chromosome D, complete sequence genomic window:
- a CDS encoding Hypothetical protein (Similar to TIGR gene model, INSD accession AAW42960.1; CND02390) has product MSKLIGKLLVCLACLTLFHDLSILKALSRPESGVPSSIVIEAFVSLICFIVGIVYITGELKDVTYRGELAHRTIDDSDARMGFMRLSKRGKAIFGDLDR; this is encoded by the exons ATGTCTAAGCTTATAGGAAAACTCCTTGTCTGTCTTGCCTGTCTCACCCTCTTCCACG atctttccatcctcaaAGCTCTCTCAAGGCCAGAATCTGGTGTGCCGTCCTCT ATTGTCATTGAAGCATTTGTGTCCTTGATATGCTTCATAGTAGGGATCGTCTACATAACGGGCGAGTTGAAAGACGTTACTTACCGGGGCGAGTTGGCTCATCG GACTATTGACGATTCTGACGCCCGGATGGGCTTCATGAGGTTATCGAAGCGAGGAAAAGCTATTTTCGGGGATCTGGATAGATGA
- a CDS encoding Eukaryotic translation initiation factor 3 subunit 11, putative (Similar to TIGR gene model, INSD accession AAW42958.1), whose translation MVTAVAPENLKEWHTPSTRPDVIHELIHGVDRYNPSNLPFMEDYLASELKEGQYDLFANLAILKLYQFNPQHSNPDVIINILIKALSATVSGPDFNLCLEMLREPSAILHDIESADEALVIVMPYLQKLHELSRTCQFTKFWQEINSDSEAAKILRTRYLSQHASPLDDFRFIFSASIASCFRRISLSQLSRWLDLSSDKVAEWCSKIEWRVEGQDAVIPNNGQNDVKAGVVKENVQLGQLTKLVAAAGY comes from the exons ATGGTCACCGCCGTCGCCCCCGAGAACCTCAAAGAGTGGCATACACCCTCTACAAGACCCGATGTCATCCACGAGTTGATTCATGGTGTTG ACCGATACAACCCATCGAACTTGCCCTTCATGGAGGACTATCTTGCCTCAGAATTGAAGGAAGGACAATACGATTTATTCGCCAATCTCGCTATCCTTAAATT GTACCAATTCAATCCTCAACATAGCAACCCAGATGTTATCATCAACATCCTCATCAAGGCTCTTTCAGCTACTGTGTCTGGACCCGATTTTAACTTGTGCTTGGAAATGCTCAGGGAGCCCTCT GCTATCCTTCACGATATTGAGTCGGCTGACGAGGCGCTTGTAATCGTCATGCCTTACTTGCAAAAGCTCCATGAACTCAGCCGGACATGCCAATTTACAAAGTTTTGGCAAGAGATCAACTCTGATTCTGAGGCCGCTAAAA TCCTCCGAACACGCTACCTTTCACAACACGCCTCCCCCCTCGACGATTTCCGCTTCATCTTTTCCGCCTCTATCGCCTCATGCTTCCGTAGGATATCCCTTTCTCAACTCTCCCGATGGCTCGATCTTTCTTCCGACAAGGTAGCCGAGTGGTGCAGCAAGATTGAGTGGAGAGTGGAGGGGCAGGATGCGGTCATCCCCAACAACGGGCAGAATGACGTAAAAGCCGGCGTTGTCAAGGAGAATGTTCAGCTTGGCC AATTGACAAAGTTGGTGGCTGCGGCGGGTTATTAG
- a CDS encoding uncharacterized protein (Similar to TIGR gene model, INSD accession AAW42962.1), protein MPGVKFPTLAEPVTLGALQLDTRVIMASLTRSRSIPTTIPNEDNVKYYAQRAGPGRSGLILSEGTLIAHQGTEWENAPGIWDEEHAKAWKKVTDAIHEKGGLIVAQLWHTGRVCHPDMIEQKRSGDPVWAPSDVGARGGKFRTLPGQPGYISNPTPIPDPTYILDQYTKAAEMAKLAGFDGVELHSANGYLIEQFLSDVSNTRTDKWGGSVENRIRFGLEAAKRLIDVWGADRVGIKVSPCGGYNDTYNTSGDSRLETFKTYISRLDSLGLAYIQLMVAILGDDHHGGKPQGFPHDVIGTYGPLIKKSKLIVNGNYTPESGEEVVKSGKAAAVVYGRNYVANPDFVKRIQQGLPLAELNMKGLYMPAVEGQNGSGYNDYPDAE, encoded by the exons ATGCCTGGTGTCAAATTCCCTACTCTCGCAGAGCCCGTCACCCTTGGGGCTCTTCAGCTCGATACCCGAGTGATTATGGCTTCTCTCACTCGTAGCCGCTCAATCC CCACTACCATCCCCAACGAGGACAACGTAAAATACTATGCTCAGCGTGCTGGCCCTGGTCGCTCAGGCCTTATCCTCTCCGAAGGTACACTTATTGCCCATCAAGGTACCGAGTGGGAGAATGCCCCTGGTATTTGGGATGAAGAGCACGCCAAAGCTTGGAAAAAAGTCACCGATGCCATACACGAGAAAGGCGGATTGATTGTTGCTCAGCTATGGCACACCGGACGCGTTTGTCATCCAGACATGATTGAACAAAAGAGGAGTGGAGACCCAGTGTGGGCGCCAAGTGATGTGGGCGCAAGAGGTGGAAAG TTTCGAACACTTCCCGGTCAGCCGGGATACATTTCCAACCCCACTCCTATCCCTGACCCAACATACATCCTCGACCAGTACACTAAAGCCGCCGAGATGGCCAAACTCGCTGGATTCGATGGCGTCGAACTTCACTCCGCCAATGGCTATTTGATTGAACAATTCTTGTCTGATGTTAGCAACACAAGGACAGACAAATGGGGCGGAAGCGTGGAGAACAGGATCAGATTTGGTTTGGAAGCCGCTAAGAGACTAATTGACGTTTGGGGGGCGGACCGAGTTGG AATCAAAGTCTCCCCTTGTGGTGGTTACAACGACACTTATAACACTAGTGGTGACTCTCGTCTCGAGACTTTTAAAACCTACATTTCACGCCTTGACTCTCTCGGTCTCGCGTACATTCAGCTCATGGTTGCAATCCTGGGTGACGACCATCATGGAGGCAAACCACAGGGATTTCCTCATGATGTAATCGGCACCTACGGCCCGTTAATCAAGAAGAGCAAACTAATCGTGAATGGGAATTACACGCCGGAAAGCGGTGAAGAGGTAGTGAAGAGTGGGAAGGCTGCAGCTGTTGTCTACGGGAGAAACTACGTCGCGAATCCTGATTTTGTCAAGCGCATCCAACAAGGATTGCCTCTTGCCGAACTCAATATGAAG GGGCTTTACATGCCAGCTGTTGAAGGCCAGAATGGGTCAGGCTATAACGATTACCCTGATGCCGAGTAG
- a CDS encoding Hypothetical Protein (Similar to TIGR gene model, INSD accession AAW43128.1) has protein sequence MKLLSWIILPLIPFVSASVSTIYWPVSSPSPSNPWVLGEKNLLAWTTGSGTGVQSFDIQLHNANRSVMVGFLPIALRVPMERLPTGYKNYGGELEIDLGSEVPTGDGFYLLFMNTYHGEVYAKSKKFSIYSSTPSNYTSADLPTATITATLLGAPNPTQQWAITLNGINQDATATATSTST, from the exons ATGAAGCTTCTCAGCTGGATTATCTTGCCACTTATTCCCTTCGTCTCAG CCAGTGTCTCTACTATCTACTGGCCAGTATCCAGCCCTAGCCCGTCCAATCCTTGGGTTCTTGGCGAAAAAAACCTCCTCGCATGGACAACTGGCAGCGGCACTGGTGTTCAGTCCTTCGATATTCAGCTGCACAATGCCAACCGTTCCGTTATGGTCGGCTTCCTTCCCATTGCTTTGCGAGTACCTATGGAGAGATTACCCACGGGATACAAGAATTATGGTGGAGAGTTGGAGATCGACTTGGGATCCGAGGTCCCTACAGGAGACGGGTTTTACCTGCTGTTCATGAACACTTATCATGGAGAGGTGTATGCCAAA TCAAAAAAGTTTTCAATTTACTCCTCTACACCATCCAATTACACCTCGGCCGATCTTCCCACTGCCACCATTACCGCTACCCTTTTAGGAGCACCTAACCCTACGCAACAATGGGCTATCACCCTTAATGGTATCAACCAGGATGCGACGGCGACAGCCACATCCACAAGCACTTAA
- a CDS encoding Co-chaperone, putative (Similar to TIGR gene model, INSD accession AAW43135.1): protein MPDETSQTLRQLKIKTGVVKRLHKEESSYIQEVEDQQKVVEKLKADGADGADIRAAERVLKDSEMMVPRTRRSLEEAFQALEDLNAVGTEESVASTQEFREAFSQLQQVEVDWKTDGN from the exons ATGCCTGACGAAACCTCCCAAACTCTCCGCCAACTCAAGATTAAAACCGGTGTCGTCAAACGCCTCCACAAAGAAGAATCCAGTTATATTCAGGAAGTCGAAGATCAGCAAAAGGTCGTGGAGAAGCTCAAGGCGGATGGTGCTGACGGTGCCGACATACGGGCTGCT GAGAGGGTGCTGAAAGATTCAGAGATGATGGTGCCTCGCACAAGAAGGTCACTAGAAGAGGCATTCCAAGCACTTGAAGATCTA AATGCCGTTGGAACGGAGGAATCCGTCGCCAGTACTCAGGAATTCAGAGAAGCTTTCAGTCAGCTGCAGCAAGTTGAGGTGGACTGGAAAACCGACGGGAACTAA